GTAAATAACTATATAACTATTGATGTAGGAGAGAATCAAGGGGTTACAAAAGGGATGGGGGTTATTACTGAAAATAGTATTGTAGGGCAGGTTATAAATACTTCTCGAAATTTTTCTATTGTTTTACCTGTGCTACATATAAAGACGTTAATCTCTGCTGTTTTAAAAAAGAGTAAGGTAATAGGAACTATTCATTGGGATGGGAAAGACCCTCGTTATGTAAAGTTACTATATGTTCCGAGGCATGTGGAAGTGAAAGAAAATGATACAATACTCACATCGGGCTATGGTTATATTTATCCGCGTAATTATATTATTGGGACGGTGCATACGTATACATTACCGAAAGGGGAAATTTTTTATGATATTATTGTGGAACTTTCTACTAATTTTTATACTCTAGATAATGTATATGTGATGAAGCATGGTTTGAAATCAAAAGCAGATTCTATAGGTGGGTTCTAAAAATTGATTTCTTCAAAAAAAAGTGTATGGTAACATTTTTAAAAGAGAAAGGTATGAAATTTTATTATATTTTTGCGTAAGGCGAGTTTATAATTAAAAAACATTATTTTTTTTTGGTGTTTTGTGAAATAAGGGAAAATGTTCAAAAATAGTTTTTGGTCATACATATACTTAGTATTTTTTATAAGAATACATCCAAATAAAAGCAAAAATAGAGAATATAAAATAAAAAATAATGTCCAAAATATCAAAAGTACCCCTTAATAGAAAATGGAAGTACTGAGATAATTCCACTATAACCCCTATAAAAAAAGGAAGACATCTCAGAACCCAAGCAAGTGTATTGTTGGATAATATTTTTTGTGGTGAAAAAGCGTATAGATAAAACAAAGAAAAGGAAAACATCCACAATCCATCTACCAAATTATATATAACCCATTCATATTTACAGATAGGGTACACCGAAAATAAAAATATATCCACAGAATATTTTCGTATATATTGATTAAAAGGAATAAAGGTACTACGACAAGATGCATAGATACAAATTCCTAAATAAATGGAAAAAAACATAGGCACAAAACTCCAAAAAAAACGGTTCATTCGAAAGGAATAGGTTCTTCTTTCTGTAAAGAAATGAGAACTCCAAGTGACGCGTATCCAGTAAGGTAGCGGCTATCTATTGACTTATTTATGAGACTTAAATCAGGAGAAAAACCCACTATTATCTGCATTTGTCGTTTGATTACTTTAAAAAAAGGAACGGACAAAGATATTTCAGGGGAAATCAGATTATCTACTGCACCTCCCATTCTATAATATATTATATCAGGAATTTGTTCTTTATACTTAAAA
The genomic region above belongs to Chitinophagaceae bacterium and contains:
- the mreC gene encoding rod shape-determining protein MreC → MKTTLHVTKKREQSFVFLLLLFLSFLFIFSRESIIRSHYYNGVLTSTSQIKSTLSSFTHYISLKKKNREILEENAFLKQQLLQYSQEHKEDSAIIQTIPFEIIPARIINKTVLWVNNYITIDVGENQGVTKGMGVITENSIVGQVINTSRNFSIVLPVLHIKTLISAVLKKSKVIGTIHWDGKDPRYVKLLYVPRHVEVKENDTILTSGYGYIYPRNYIIGTVHTYTLPKGEIFYDIIVELSTNFYTLDNVYVMKHGLKSKADSIGGF